In Fusarium oxysporum Fo47 chromosome XI, complete sequence, the following are encoded in one genomic region:
- a CDS encoding acyl transferase/acyl hydrolase/lysophospholipase — MVYVTSTKHPKGLRLLSLDGGGVRGIMGLVILRELMLRVQKKKGLDKIPLPADYFELAGGTSTGGIMGIMLFRLRMSVDDTIKEYDRIAKTIFSPKIYGWDISWIPGSSYLNNSKALVQDSRFDAGSMSKAIDEVVEKFGLDENDKKLKGNAPLQHEGGARMFCCTTAQNRAESMLMRTYKDKTIYTKSKVNDALLKHGDKLTISIAARATSAAPTFFPEVKFPEDKPELVFWDGGLLNNNPIDQLWYTRFELVDPKDPSPPISCVISLGTGYVSPGKAKQSWIKVVGVASKVMDFATNTNAKGKDFSRHMTHLNERDEHKDTKYIRFNPFLKEEIGLDEYLRMDDLKVIAQKTMDDPNPTNQFWINQAVDAICA; from the exons CAATGGTCTACGTAACCTCTACCAAGCATCCCAAGGGACTCCGTCTCCTCTCCCTCGATGGCGGTGGCGTCCGAGGCATCATGGGTCTCGTTATCCTCAGAGAGCTCATGCTTCGCgtccagaagaagaaaggtcTGGACAAGATTCCCTTACCAGCTGATTACTTCGAGCTCGCTGGTGGTACCAGCACAGGCGGTATCATGGGTATCATGCTCTTTCGTCTTCGCATGAGCGTTGATGACACCATTAAGGAATATGACAGAATCGCCAAGACGATCTTCAGTCCTAAGATCTACGGCTGGGATATTAGCTGGATCCCTGGTTCATCAtacctcaacaacagcaaggCTTTAGTTCAGGACAGCAGATTTGATGCTGGGTCTATGAGCAAGGCTATTGacgaggttgttgagaaatTTGGCCTTGATGAAAATGACAAAAAGCTGAAGGGCAACGCGCCTCTTCAGCACGAAGGTGGTGCACGGAT GTTCTGCTGTACTACTGCCCAGAACAGAGCTGAGTCTATGTTGATGCGAACCTACAAGGACAAGACCATCTACACCAAGTCCAAAGTCAACGATGCTCTACTCAAACACGGTGACAAGctcaccatcagcatcgcAGCACGCGCAACATCTGCTGCTCCAACCTTCTTCCCCGAAGTGAAGTTTCCAGAGGATAAGCCTGAGTTGGTGTTCTGGGACGGTGGCCTTCTTAACAACAACCCCATCGACCAGCTCTGGTACACACGCTTTGAGCTCGTTGACCCCAAAGACCCTTCACCGCCGATCTCATGCGTTATCAGCCTCGGTACTGGCTACGTCAGCCCAGGAAAGGCAAAGCAGTCTTGGATCAAGGTTGTTGGAGTAGCGTCCAAGGTCATGGACTTTGctaccaacaccaacgcTAAGGGCAAGGACTTTTCACGACACATGACGCATCTGAATGAGAGAGATGAGCACAAGGATACCAAGTATATTCGTTTTAACCCATTCttgaaggaggagattggTCTTGATGAGTACCTGAGGATGGACGACCTCAAGGTGATTGCGCAGAAGACCATGGATGATCCTAACCCTACAAACCAGTTTTGGATCAACCAAGCTGTGGATGCTATTTGCGCATGA
- a CDS encoding uncharacterized protein (expressed protein) produces the protein MLASPGFKAMLDGPFKESCRNQYGRFEAKAFEYSAEALLILLDIMHGHHRRVPKTMELSLLTEIAILVDYYMCHEIVEMFAENWIASVIQEDEIEGSDCQANISRLFISWVFEKTELFNSIVYSILKLAARPIRTDLPLPSTILDSLEQRRQSLTQRFLDNLYGLLDSFWSSDGGCHTECTAMMLGMLIKQMLSFGLEVPSPMGRPAEEKSFLHLKEFSTQLRSPRWHEDGYSYSHNCSFKNKTDPWLKTISKVDICHGVRLEDFKPGAVGPKKKIKKRDRGKY, from the exons ATGCTTGCGTCACCCGGCTTCAAGGCGATGCTCGATGGCCCATTCAAAGAGAGCTGTCGCAACCAGTATGGGCGCtttgaagccaaggctttTGAGTATAGCGCCGAAGCGCTGCTCATCTTACTAGACATCATGCATGGGCACCACAGACGTGTCCCAAAGACCATGGAGCTTAGTCTATTGACGGAGATAGCTATACTTGTTGACTACTACATGTGCCATGAGATCGTGGAGATGTTTGCTGAGAACTGGATCGCCTCTGTCATCCAGGAAGATGAGATAGAAGGATCTGATTGCCAGGCGAATATATCTCGGCTCTTCATCAGTTGGGTCTTTGAGAAGACCGAGTTGTTCAACTCTATTGTTTATTCAATTCTTAAATTGGCCGCCAGGCCGATACGAACAGACCTACCACTCCCTAGTACCATTTTGG ACTCACTAGAACAACGCAGACAGAGTCTCACGCAAAGGTTCCTGGACAATCTTTACGGGCTACTCGATTCGTTCTGGAGCAGTGACGGTGGCTGTCACACGGAGTGTACCGCCATGATGCTGGGGATGCTAATAAAGCAGATGCTCAGCTTCGGCTTGGAGGTCCCGAGCCCTATGGGCCGTCCTGCTGAAGAAAAGAGCTTTTTGCACCTAAAAGAGTTCTCTACTCAACTCAGATCGCCAAGGTGGCACGAGGATGGTTATTCTTATAGTCATAATTGTTCTTTTAAAAACAAAACGGATCCCTGGTTGAAAACAATATCCAAAGTCGATATCTGCCATGGTGTTAGATTGGAGGATTTCAAGCCGGGGGCTGTCGGcccaaagaagaaaatcAAAAAGCGCGATCGTGGCAAATAT